In Patescibacteria group bacterium, the genomic stretch AACCCTTTGTTTTTAAATGCGCCAAAATGGCAGCAGTCAAAGTGGTTTTACCGTGGTCGACGTGACCAATGGTACCCACATTAACGTGTGGTTTGCTACGATCAAAATTTGCCATAGCCTTATTCTCCTCCAACAACCTCCTGGAAAAAGCTCTTTCCTAAGAGTTTTAGCCAGTTGCTGGCTGAATTAATTAATAATACTTATAATTTTAAACTTCTTGTTTTTATGTTTAAACCTATTCTTCCTCAATCGGCTCGAACTGATAAATATCATCATTAGTTTCATCAATCGCCTTAGTTATATCTTTTTTATCATCGTCTCTCCCTTCCTCGTTCTTGTCTGCCAGAGAACCAATTATTTCTTCTTCGGAAATACCTATTTTGTTTGATTGCTGCTCTTCCCGCCAACGAGCGATGTCACGATTAATTTTAGCTAGAAGCCCTTCTTCTGTCAAACCCTCGACTGTAGATTCTACTAATAATAATTTTTGATAATCATCAATAGGTAGTACCACAAAAGAACTATCATTAGCGGCATCAAAAAACACCAGCTTGTCTCCTGTTTTTTTAATCAAATCTAATGCTTTACGAAACTCGTTAGTCATAAATTAAGCGCGCTTAGCACCGGTTCTTTTTGATATAATTTCCTCGGCAACATTGGATGGAACCGGAGAGTAATGATCAAATTCCATACTATAACTAGCTCTACCCTGAGTCATTGAACGAAGCTGAGTAGCATAACCAAACATTGAGGCAAGCGGTACTTGAGCGTCAATAACTTTCATGCCGGTACGATCACGCATTTCCTGAATTTGACCGCGTTTGGCGTTTAAATCACCGACTACTTCACCCATATAGTCTTCCGGCGTTACTACTTCGACTTTCATCAAAGGTTCAAGTATCACCGGACCGCCTTTACGACAAGCTTCTTGCAATGCCAACGATGCAGCGACTTTAAATGCAGCTTCAGATGAATCGACTTCGTGATAAGAACCGTCAAATACGGTTGCTTTAATATCCACAATCGGGTAACCGGCTACGATACCGCGTGGCAATGCCTCCCTGACACCCTTTTGAATCGCCGGAATATATTCGCGCGGAACAACTCCGCCTTTAATTTCGTCGACAAATTCAAAACCCTTACCTGGTTCCTGCGGCTCAATACGCAACCAGCAGTGACCGTATTGACCACGACCACCTGATTGACGAATATATTTACCTTCCGCTTCGGCTTTTTTCTGAATAGTTTCACGATAAGCCACTTGCGGCGAACCAACATTACATTCAACTTTAAACTCGCGTTTCATGCGATCAACAATAATATCAAGATGCAACTCGCCCATACCGGCGATAATAGTCTGCAAAGTTTCTTCGTCGGTGTGAACTTGAAAAGTCGGATCTTCTTCAGCCAATTTTTGCAAAGCAATACCCATTTTTTCCTGATCAGCCTTAGTCTTTGGTTCGACTGCCACGTGAATAACCGGTTCAGGGAAACTAATAGATTCTAAAACTATAGGATGATTTTCATCGCACAAAGTGTGCCCGGTAAAAGTAGCTTTGAGACCCACCGCGGCGGCGATTTCCCCGGAATATACTTCCTCCACTTCCTCGCGATGATTAGCGTGCATACGTAAAATACGGCCGATTCTTTCGCGTTCACCGTTAGTAGCATTATAAACATAAGAACCGGATTTGAGCATACCTGAATAAACACGGAAAAAACAAAGCTTACCGACAAAAGGATCGACAGCGATTTTGAAAGCCAAAGCGGCGAAGGGTTCGCTATCATCGGATTTACGGATCATTTTTTCGTCTTCATTACCAATAGCATGACCTTCAACTGGAGGAATATCGAGCGGAGACGGTAAATAATCAACAACAGCATCAAGTACAAACTGGACACCTTTATTTTTAAGAGCCGAACCAACAACTACGGGAACGATCTTGTTTTCGATAACAGCCTTACGCAAAACCGGCTTTAGTTCTTCGTTGGTTACCGTCTCGCCGTTTAAATATTTATTCATTAAAGCTTCGTCGTTTTCACAAATAGCCTCCACTAACTGCGCCCGGTATTTTTCCGCTTTTTCCTTCAACTCACCCTCCAAATCAGTTTCTTCCCACTTGGTACCAAGATCATCGGTATAACGAATCGCTTTCATTTTAAACAAATCGACAATACCTTCAAACTTATCTTCAGCACCAATAGGCAGTTGAATCGGATGGGCGTTTTTGGTCAAACGATTGTGAATAGAATCCAAATCTTTATAAAAATCAGCGCCGGTACGATCCATTTTGTTAATAAAAGCCAGTCGCGGTACTTGATATTTATCGGCCTGGTGCCAGACGGTTTCTGATTGCGGTTCAACACCAGCAACACCATCAAAAACAACCACACCGCCGTCAAGGACGCGCAAACTGCGTTCTACTTCAGCGGTAAAATCTACGTGGCCTGGAGTGTCGATTAGATTGAGACGACAGTCTTTCCAAAAACAAGTAGTGGCGGCAGAAGTAATAGTTATACCGCGCTCCTGCTCTTGTTCCATCCAGTCCATAGTAGCAGCACCTTCATGAACTTCACCGATTTTATGCTTTTTACCAGTATAAAATAAAATACGCTCAGATACTGTGGTTTTACCCGCATCAATATGAGCGATGATTCCGATATTACGTGTTTTTTCCAGACTATACTCTCTAGACATAGATAAATGTAGTAAAATGATTATTTAGCAAAATGAGCAAAAGCTTTATTTGCTTCAGCCATACGATGAGCATCTTCGCGTTTTTTGATTGCCGCGCCCTCCTTATTGTAAGCATCAATAAATTCTGCCGCCAGGCACTTGCTCATCGGCATGCCTTTACGAGCCTTAGCAGCAGTAATCAACCAACGAAAAGCTAAAACATTACGACGATCGCCGCGAACTGGATAAGGGATCTGATAATTAGCGCCGCCGACACGTCGAGAACGTATTTCCAAAAGCGGAGCAACGTTTTTAATAGCTCCATCAAAAACTTCTATGGGGTTTTTCTTTGTTTTTTCGGCGATAATATCAAAAGCCTTATAAATAATATTTTGAGCAGTGGTTTTTTTACCGCGCTCCATAATATAGTTAGTAAATTTGGCAATAACGACATTGTTGTATTTGCTGTCTGGATAGATTTTTCTCTTTGGTGCTTGTTTACCACGCATAATATAAAAGATTAAAATTAAGAAGCTGCTTTTTTATCCCTCTTGGCGCCATAGCGAGAGCGACCGCGTTTGCGACCGGAAACGCCTTGAGTATCATAAACACCGCGAATTACTTTGTAACGAACTCCTGGCAAATCAGAGGTTCTGCCGGCTTTAACCAGCACGATGCTGTGTTCCTGTAAATTGTGACCTTCACCAGGAATATAAGCGGTAACTTCCATACCGTTAGACAAACGAACACGAGCGACTTTTCGTAACGCTGAGTTTGGTTTTTTCGGAGTTCTGGTAAACACTTTTAAACAGACGCCGCGCTTAGCAGGACTACCATTTGGCAATATGGTTCTTTTACGATGCAAAGTGTCTAACGTAGATTGCATTGCAGCGTATTTAGCTTTTTTCGGCTGAGCTTGTCGGCCGTGACGGATTAGTTGACTGATAGTTGGCATAATTTAGCTGATATCCAAAGCAACTAGTTACTGCAACCCAAAAAGAAAAACTAGTAGCTTATAATTATTTAAAAAAATACCTTAATTAAAAGGTAACAATAGAATAGCATTAAGACTTTCGGTAGTCAAGGGATTTATCACCTGGTGATAATTTTTCTTAAAACCCCAGTATTTTGTAGTTTTACCTTATTTCCGTCCTCAACTTTATTATCTAATTTTAGACAAATTAATCAAATCTAGACCAATTCCTGTACTCTCCCCACCAGACCATTGGTTAGCCGGACTTTTATACCCCGCGGATGATGCCTGCCCGGACTCAAAATATCTTTGACAATACCAAACGTCAGTTGACCTGTCGGCTGGTCGGTCTTGAGGACAATCAGCACCTTGGTCCCGGGGTGTATTTTACTACGGTCTTCGACAGATATGTCCTTTAGAACAACCAATAAACCAGATTCCAGACCCATTGAAATAAACTGCCAAAAATCGAATACCCTGGCAAAAAACTGTCCAATATCACTAAACCGAGCAAAACAAATGGTCCGTTTTTCTCAAAACGATATTTAAACTCGTTGAACCGATCAGGCAGCGCGGCAAATAAAACTTTAGATCCGTCGAGCGGCGGAATCGGGATAAGGTTGAAAACAAGCAAAACCATATTTACCAAAGAAAGAAACATCAAAAATTGCAGCAAAAGATTATCCGGAGAAAGATTGGTATAAATCCGTAAAAACTTAAAAGCTAAACCAAAAACAACCAAACTGGCAATATTGGAAAATG encodes the following:
- the fusA gene encoding elongation factor G; translated protein: MSREYSLEKTRNIGIIAHIDAGKTTVSERILFYTGKKHKIGEVHEGAATMDWMEQEQERGITITSAATTCFWKDCRLNLIDTPGHVDFTAEVERSLRVLDGGVVVFDGVAGVEPQSETVWHQADKYQVPRLAFINKMDRTGADFYKDLDSIHNRLTKNAHPIQLPIGAEDKFEGIVDLFKMKAIRYTDDLGTKWEETDLEGELKEKAEKYRAQLVEAICENDEALMNKYLNGETVTNEELKPVLRKAVIENKIVPVVVGSALKNKGVQFVLDAVVDYLPSPLDIPPVEGHAIGNEDEKMIRKSDDSEPFAALAFKIAVDPFVGKLCFFRVYSGMLKSGSYVYNATNGERERIGRILRMHANHREEVEEVYSGEIAAAVGLKATFTGHTLCDENHPIVLESISFPEPVIHVAVEPKTKADQEKMGIALQKLAEEDPTFQVHTDEETLQTIIAGMGELHLDIIVDRMKREFKVECNVGSPQVAYRETIQKKAEAEGKYIRQSGGRGQYGHCWLRIEPQEPGKGFEFVDEIKGGVVPREYIPAIQKGVREALPRGIVAGYPIVDIKATVFDGSYHEVDSSEAAFKVAASLALQEACRKGGPVILEPLMKVEVVTPEDYMGEVVGDLNAKRGQIQEMRDRTGMKVIDAQVPLASMFGYATQLRSMTQGRASYSMEFDHYSPVPSNVAEEIISKRTGAKRA
- the rpsG gene encoding 30S ribosomal protein S7, translated to MRGKQAPKRKIYPDSKYNNVVIAKFTNYIMERGKKTTAQNIIYKAFDIIAEKTKKNPIEVFDGAIKNVAPLLEIRSRRVGGANYQIPYPVRGDRRNVLAFRWLITAAKARKGMPMSKCLAAEFIDAYNKEGAAIKKREDAHRMAEANKAFAHFAK
- the rpsL gene encoding 30S ribosomal protein S12 gives rise to the protein MPTISQLIRHGRQAQPKKAKYAAMQSTLDTLHRKRTILPNGSPAKRGVCLKVFTRTPKKPNSALRKVARVRLSNGMEVTAYIPGEGHNLQEHSIVLVKAGRTSDLPGVRYKVIRGVYDTQGVSGRKRGRSRYGAKRDKKAAS
- a CDS encoding YwbE family protein; its protein translation is MSVEDRSKIHPGTKVLIVLKTDQPTGQLTFGIVKDILSPGRHHPRGIKVRLTNGLVGRVQELV
- a CDS encoding site-2 protease family protein, with translation MLNLLFSDPISFLLWVMAVVYAITIHEFSHVLAAYGLGDSTGKDMGRLTLNPLAHIDWLGFFMLLLVGFGWGNPAPYNPYNLRNKKWGTTIISLAGPFSNIASLVVFGLAFKFLRIYTNLSPDNLLLQFLMFLSLVNMVLLVFNLIPIPPLDGSKVLFAALPDRFNEFKYRFEKNGPFVLLGLVILDSFLPGYSIFGSLFQWVWNLVYWLF